One genomic segment of Gorilla gorilla gorilla isolate KB3781 chromosome 23, NHGRI_mGorGor1-v2.1_pri, whole genome shotgun sequence includes these proteins:
- the BCL2L13 gene encoding bcl-2-like protein 13 isoform X7, translating into MGLQGTVFSLESEEEEYPGITAEDSNDIYILPSDNSGQVSPPESPTVTTSWQSESLPVSLSASQSWHTESLPVSLGPESWQQIAMDPEEVKSLDSNGAGEKSENNSSNSDIVHVEKEEVPEGMEEAAVASVVLPARELQEALPEAPAPLLPHITATSLLGTREPDTEVITVEKSSPATSLFVELDEEEVKAATTEPTEVEEVVPAPEPTETLLSEKEINAREESLVEELSPASEKKPVPLSEGKSRLSPAGEMKPMPLSEGKSILLFGGAAAVAILAVAIGVALALRKK; encoded by the exons atgggactacag GGCACTGTGTTTAGTCTTGAGTCAGAGGAGGAGGAATACCCTGGAATCACTGCAGAAGATAGCAATGACATTTACATCCTGCCCAGCGACAACTCTGGACAAGTCAGTCCCCCAGAGTCTCCAACTGTGACCACTTCCTGGCAGTCTGAGAGCTTACCTGTGTCGCTGTCAGCTAGCCAGAGTTGGCACACAGAAAGCCTGCCAGTGTCACTAGGCCCTGAGTCCTGGCAGCAGATTGCAATGGATCCTGAAGAAGTGAAAAGCTTAGACAGCAACGGAGCTGGAGAGAAGAGTGAGAACAACTCCTCTAATTCTGACATTGTGCACGTGGAGAAAGAAGAGGTACCCGAGGGCATGGAAGAGGCTGCTGTGGCTTCTGTGGTCTTGCCAGCACGGGAGCTGCAAGAGGCACTTCCTGAAGCCCCAGCTCCCTTGCTTCCACATATCACTGCCACCTCCCTGCTGGGGACAAGGGAACCTGACACAGAAGTGATCACAGTTGAGAAATCCAGCCCTGCTACATCTCTCTTTGTAGAACTTGATGAAGAAGAGGTGAAAGCAGCAACAACTGAACCTACTGAAGTGGAGGAGGTGGTCCCCGCGCCGGAACCCACAGAAACGCTGCTGAGTGAGAAGGAGATAAATGCAAGGGAAGAGAGCCTTGTGGAAGAGCTGTCCCCTGCCAGCGAGAAGAAGCCCGTGCCGCTGTCTGAGGGCAAGTCTAGACTGTCCCCCGCCGGTGAGATGAAGCCCATGCCGCTGTCTGAGGGCAAGTCTATACTGCTGTTTGGAGGGGCTGCTGCTGTTGCCATCCTGGCAGTGGCCATCGGGGTAGCCCTGGCTCTGAGAAAGAAATAG
- the BCL2L13 gene encoding bcl-2-like protein 13 isoform X9: MDPEEVKSLDSNGAGEKSENNSSNSDIVHVEKEEVPEGMEEAAVASVVLPARELQEALPEAPAPLLPHITATSLLGTREPDTEVITVEKSSPATSLFVELDEEEVKAATTEPTEVEEVVPAPEPTETLLSEKEINAREESLVEELSPASEKKPVPLSEGKSRLSPAGEMKPMPLSEGKSILLFGGAAAVAILAVAIGVALALRKK, from the coding sequence ATGGATCCTGAAGAAGTGAAAAGCTTAGACAGCAACGGAGCTGGAGAGAAGAGTGAGAACAACTCCTCTAATTCTGACATTGTGCACGTGGAGAAAGAAGAGGTACCCGAGGGCATGGAAGAGGCTGCTGTGGCTTCTGTGGTCTTGCCAGCACGGGAGCTGCAAGAGGCACTTCCTGAAGCCCCAGCTCCCTTGCTTCCACATATCACTGCCACCTCCCTGCTGGGGACAAGGGAACCTGACACAGAAGTGATCACAGTTGAGAAATCCAGCCCTGCTACATCTCTCTTTGTAGAACTTGATGAAGAAGAGGTGAAAGCAGCAACAACTGAACCTACTGAAGTGGAGGAGGTGGTCCCCGCGCCGGAACCCACAGAAACGCTGCTGAGTGAGAAGGAGATAAATGCAAGGGAAGAGAGCCTTGTGGAAGAGCTGTCCCCTGCCAGCGAGAAGAAGCCCGTGCCGCTGTCTGAGGGCAAGTCTAGACTGTCCCCCGCCGGTGAGATGAAGCCCATGCCGCTGTCTGAGGGCAAGTCTATACTGCTGTTTGGAGGGGCTGCTGCTGTTGCCATCCTGGCAGTGGCCATCGGGGTAGCCCTGGCTCTGAGAAAGAAATAG